A window from Candidatus Omnitrophota bacterium encodes these proteins:
- a CDS encoding tetratricopeptide repeat protein encodes MLRAVALAMTLIYLPISLAFAASAHSELWQQANAAYEMGDYKDAIRAYESIRAEGLKNGHLYYNLGNAYFKMGESGSAILNYERARKLLPRNRDVRMNLRVAQEQLQDETGGAKHSFLGALAGKYLGLLSVAEARRLEFGLFLVLCLLGVLWHSRLLSQIWVERLGLPRVVATCAVLWLIALAGLGGKYLWELQNQGAVVRAQEMEVRSGPGPDYPLQFQLHEGYVVQLEGEMRSGWSRVRAREGLEGWARSGDLEVI; translated from the coding sequence ATGCTTCGAGCTGTTGCCCTCGCAATGACGTTGATTTACCTGCCGATTTCCTTGGCTTTTGCAGCTTCTGCGCACTCAGAGTTGTGGCAGCAGGCCAATGCCGCCTACGAGATGGGAGACTACAAGGACGCGATCCGCGCCTATGAATCCATCCGCGCAGAGGGCTTAAAGAACGGGCATCTCTATTACAACTTGGGCAATGCCTATTTCAAAATGGGTGAATCCGGCTCCGCTATCCTGAATTACGAGAGAGCTCGCAAACTCCTGCCTCGCAACCGGGATGTGCGAATGAATTTGCGCGTGGCCCAAGAACAGTTGCAGGACGAGACCGGGGGCGCCAAACACAGTTTTCTGGGTGCCCTGGCGGGCAAGTATTTGGGCCTGCTCAGCGTGGCTGAGGCGCGCCGCCTCGAATTTGGGTTGTTTTTAGTCTTGTGTTTACTTGGGGTGCTCTGGCACTCTAGGCTATTGTCTCAAATCTGGGTGGAGCGTTTGGGATTACCGCGCGTGGTCGCCACCTGTGCTGTTTTGTGGTTGATTGCTCTCGCAGGTTTAGGAGGGAAATATTTGTGGGAGCTGCAGAACCAGGGTGCAGTCGTCCGTGCGCAGGAGATGGAAGTGCGCAGCGGGCCTGGGCCGGATTACCCCTTGCAGTTCCAGCTTCATGAAGGATATGTGGTGCAGCTGGAGGGCGAGATGCGTTCAGGGTGGTCCCGCGTGCGGGCCAGGGAAGGTCTGGAGGGATGGGCCCGCTCCGGCGATCTGGAGGTTATCTGA
- a CDS encoding tetratricopeptide repeat protein, with protein sequence MRARWMSAGLAIMWVLFSAPALAASGARLNAAGNELYEQGDYAAAAENYEAAAEKLPGSAEVQYNLGNAYAQQGMVEKAGGTYRRSIDAAEAGHSTDIAANSHYNLGTLLAQEGKLEEGAEELREALRVRPGDAEAKQNLELVMRLMQMQQEQQQQSQQGEQQSESQESEAGQEQSGQQQEQKEAQQQEQQDHQSQQGQQQEKQQSQAGEQGSEQKEPEAQASEQEQGEEEPKGMSREDAERILQALEAEQEDMHRRSIQEQPFKAPGGKDW encoded by the coding sequence ATGCGAGCTAGATGGATGTCTGCGGGGCTTGCGATAATGTGGGTATTATTTTCCGCTCCCGCTCTTGCCGCAAGCGGTGCGCGGCTCAATGCCGCGGGGAACGAACTCTATGAGCAGGGAGATTATGCAGCTGCAGCAGAGAACTATGAGGCGGCGGCTGAAAAACTACCCGGGTCTGCGGAAGTCCAATACAATCTAGGGAATGCCTATGCTCAGCAGGGCATGGTGGAAAAGGCCGGGGGCACGTACAGGCGATCGATCGATGCTGCGGAAGCGGGCCATTCCACAGACATTGCGGCCAATTCCCACTATAATCTGGGAACGCTTCTGGCTCAGGAGGGGAAATTGGAAGAGGGGGCTGAGGAATTGCGCGAGGCCCTGCGTGTGCGGCCCGGCGATGCGGAAGCCAAACAGAATTTGGAGCTCGTGATGCGGCTCATGCAAATGCAGCAAGAGCAACAGCAGCAGTCCCAGCAGGGGGAGCAGCAATCCGAGTCCCAGGAATCAGAGGCTGGACAAGAGCAGTCCGGACAGCAGCAAGAACAGAAAGAGGCGCAGCAGCAAGAACAGCAAGACCATCAGTCGCAGCAGGGACAGCAACAAGAGAAACAGCAGTCTCAAGCAGGGGAACAGGGCTCTGAGCAAAAAGAACCCGAAGCTCAGGCCAGTGAGCAGGAGCAAGGCGAGGAGGAACCCAAAGGCATGAGTCGCGAAGACGCGGAACGTATCTTACAGGCCTTGGAGGCCGAGCAAGAGGATATGCACCGCCGGTCCATCCAGGAGCAGCCCTTTAAAGCGCCGGGAGGCAAGGATTGGTAA
- a CDS encoding protein BatD, with the protein MVRALLCSVLLGFAALPAYAQVQISAEARPPKVSVGSAFQLVLTVNGAMGNVGSPVIPSVNGLSQYSTSQSQNLSIINGQVSAITTLSITYLAEKEGKFSIGPMELSVEGQTHSISAVEVEVVRGAVAPQASASPQSRGGSATAPSEQGTNASGEGALFVRSYTDKLRAYVGEQITLTFGLYIGTRLGGRPGYEYPSTSGFWVEELLPAQRQNVEVMEGRQYTVVSMPKALFPTASGKYEIGAGTLEADVLMPRAQNRRSRWDIFDDDFFGMFSRTQRVARTSEPITVEILPLPKEGRPATFSGDVGQLNFRIRADKGQVKQHEPVTIYIEVFGKGNIKSLAGPKLPEIPKTRQLQGGTSEDVDSPDDIIQGTKVFETVLVPLESGTLLIPSLEYSYFDPAAEAYRSTRSQPLEIQVLPGEKGSAAAPEPSAPEVHHAPVKLIEKDIRHIHLSKGLEDQGTRALGPELLIRLVLILLWLAALGWGVHLRRLENDPRYGRQLGAGKAGRDRLRQAEELLAKGQNEEAATAMAQALSRFVADRVNLPKGALTLAELDAALKERQVGIQLREELRRILQACEQIRFVPGGSSSENVKSLLSRAGELIKELGRKV; encoded by the coding sequence TTGGTAAGAGCCCTCCTCTGCTCCGTGCTTTTGGGGTTTGCGGCTTTGCCTGCGTATGCCCAAGTGCAGATTAGCGCAGAAGCGCGTCCTCCGAAGGTGAGCGTGGGCTCTGCCTTTCAATTGGTGCTCACGGTCAACGGGGCAATGGGCAATGTCGGGAGCCCTGTCATTCCCTCAGTCAACGGTTTGAGCCAGTACAGCACCAGCCAATCTCAGAATCTTTCCATCATCAATGGCCAAGTCAGCGCGATTACCACGCTTTCCATCACCTATTTGGCTGAGAAAGAGGGCAAGTTTTCGATCGGCCCCATGGAGTTGTCCGTGGAGGGCCAAACCCATTCAATTTCCGCGGTGGAGGTGGAGGTGGTGCGCGGTGCGGTTGCGCCCCAAGCATCTGCTTCCCCGCAATCCCGGGGTGGCTCTGCCACAGCCCCTTCCGAACAGGGCACCAACGCTTCGGGTGAGGGCGCGCTCTTTGTGCGCTCCTACACCGATAAACTGCGCGCCTATGTGGGTGAGCAGATCACCCTCACCTTCGGACTCTATATCGGAACGCGACTTGGAGGGCGCCCGGGTTATGAATATCCTTCCACTTCAGGTTTTTGGGTGGAGGAACTTCTGCCCGCGCAGCGCCAAAACGTTGAGGTTATGGAGGGCAGGCAGTACACGGTGGTGTCCATGCCCAAGGCTCTTTTTCCCACAGCCTCGGGCAAGTATGAGATCGGGGCCGGTACCTTAGAGGCGGATGTGTTGATGCCCCGCGCACAGAACCGGCGAAGCCGCTGGGATATCTTTGATGACGATTTCTTTGGCATGTTCTCCAGGACACAGCGGGTTGCGCGCACTTCCGAACCGATTACGGTTGAAATCCTGCCCTTGCCCAAGGAGGGCCGGCCTGCCACCTTCAGCGGGGATGTGGGGCAACTCAACTTCCGGATTCGTGCGGACAAGGGCCAGGTCAAGCAGCATGAGCCGGTCACCATTTATATAGAGGTTTTTGGAAAAGGCAATATCAAGAGTCTTGCAGGTCCCAAGCTGCCGGAGATTCCCAAGACGCGGCAGTTGCAGGGGGGCACGTCCGAGGACGTGGATTCTCCGGACGATATCATTCAGGGGACAAAAGTTTTTGAAACGGTGTTGGTTCCTCTGGAATCCGGCACCTTGCTCATCCCTTCCTTGGAGTACAGCTATTTTGATCCGGCGGCTGAAGCCTATCGCAGCACGCGCTCCCAGCCCCTGGAAATTCAGGTTTTGCCGGGTGAAAAGGGCAGTGCCGCCGCACCCGAGCCTTCTGCGCCGGAGGTGCACCACGCGCCGGTCAAGCTCATCGAAAAGGATATCCGGCACATCCATTTGTCCAAGGGCCTGGAGGACCAGGGAACGAGGGCACTGGGTCCGGAGCTGCTAATCCGCCTGGTTTTGATCCTGTTGTGGTTGGCAGCCCTGGGTTGGGGAGTGCATTTGAGGCGTTTGGAAAATGACCCGCGCTACGGGCGTCAGCTCGGGGCAGGCAAGGCGGGGCGGGATCGTTTGCGCCAGGCCGAGGAACTCCTGGCCAAGGGACAGAATGAGGAAGCGGCCACAGCTATGGCTCAGGCCTTGAGCCGCTTTGTGGCGGATCGAGTGAATCTGCCCAAGGGCGCGCTCACTTTGGCTGAGCTGGATGCCGCGCTCAAGGAGCGCCAAGTCGGGATCCAGCTGCGCGAAGAATTGCGCCGGATTTTGCAGGCCTGTGAGCAGATTCGCTTTGTGCCCGGCGGTTCTTCTTCGGAGAATGTGAAAAGCCTGCTTAGCCGGGCCGGGGAGCTGATTAAGGAATTGGGGAGGAAGGTGTGA